A window of Acinetobacter sp. TR3 contains these coding sequences:
- a CDS encoding MCR_0457 family protein: MKKSFFKTLGLSFLITSSLFTTTVFAAEKKSEPEKIEVTPTSEGVTPQELAAIYVLSEICPDLIGKDLKFNKAYDNLVKSYLSNEPNAVDILNKRAKTKEFQAPLAEARKDAKAASEDDNRQICDDVRNYYSK; encoded by the coding sequence ATGAAGAAAAGTTTTTTCAAAACACTAGGTTTATCATTTCTCATTACTTCTAGTCTTTTCACAACAACTGTATTTGCCGCAGAAAAAAAATCTGAACCTGAAAAAATTGAAGTTACACCAACATCTGAAGGCGTGACTCCTCAAGAACTTGCTGCAATTTATGTATTGTCAGAAATCTGCCCAGATTTAATTGGCAAAGATCTAAAATTTAATAAAGCATATGACAACCTCGTCAAATCATATTTATCAAATGAACCAAATGCTGTAGACATCCTCAATAAACGTGCTAAAACCAAAGAGTTCCAAGCTCCTCTTGCTGAAGCGCGTAAAGATGCCAAGGCTGCATCTGAAGATGATAATCGTCAAATTTGCGATGATGTTCGGAATTATTATTCTAAGTAA
- a CDS encoding MCR_0457 family protein → MRHLSTFIRVLGVSFSLLTAPAIFANTTVSAKEADALIKDDIANAQVLIEMCPSIIGKNAKFDENIKKMVASYLSTYSDKSASLESLQKDGEFQSLLKDAREAAKEVEKAEQKSVCDDVLNFEG, encoded by the coding sequence ATGAGACATTTATCTACTTTTATCCGTGTTTTAGGGGTAAGTTTTTCACTTCTAACAGCACCCGCAATTTTTGCAAACACAACGGTTTCAGCTAAAGAAGCAGATGCACTTATCAAAGATGATATTGCCAATGCGCAAGTCCTCATTGAAATGTGCCCAAGCATAATTGGAAAAAATGCTAAATTTGACGAAAACATCAAAAAGATGGTGGCTTCTTATTTAAGCACCTATTCTGATAAGTCAGCTTCCCTTGAGAGTCTACAAAAGGATGGAGAATTCCAATCTTTATTGAAAGATGCTCGTGAAGCAGCGAAAGAAGTTGAAAAAGCTGAACAAAAGTCAGTATGTGACGATGTATTGAATTTTGAAGGCTAA
- the hflD gene encoding high frequency lysogenization protein HflD: MVELPFQHAQALNVRQNRALALAAVFQATQLTHMTAMAGQQSIGDSGNFYFELLIKASLNIRPATNNATQTLDFFNQLADISLGLKTLEGCITQPFNTAPKSRIPKMSTAKLPMSYAMALLQLEKKVYSNPEYVKIIEAAQQKILKQLSFFDNNYLHPSIIANLAQTYVETAGQINPRILVRGNAEAFKDINHTNRIRACLFTGLQLAHLWKQLGGSSWSMIFTKRKLLQDIQALARLQYQVV, encoded by the coding sequence ATGGTGGAGTTACCCTTTCAGCACGCCCAAGCGTTGAATGTTCGACAAAATCGTGCTTTGGCATTGGCTGCTGTGTTTCAAGCAACTCAGCTCACGCATATGACTGCAATGGCGGGTCAGCAAAGTATTGGCGATAGCGGTAATTTTTATTTTGAACTACTGATTAAAGCCAGTCTTAATATTCGCCCAGCCACCAATAATGCCACTCAAACTTTAGATTTTTTTAATCAACTTGCAGATATCTCTCTTGGTTTAAAAACATTAGAAGGTTGTATAACCCAACCTTTTAATACTGCGCCTAAATCTCGTATTCCGAAAATGTCGACTGCTAAACTCCCAATGTCTTATGCAATGGCGTTATTGCAATTAGAAAAGAAAGTGTATAGCAATCCTGAATACGTCAAAATTATCGAAGCAGCTCAGCAAAAAATATTAAAACAGCTTTCATTTTTCGATAACAACTATTTGCATCCAAGTATTATCGCCAACCTTGCACAAACTTATGTGGAAACAGCGGGGCAAATCAATCCTCGCATTTTAGTTCGTGGTAATGCTGAAGCATTTAAAGACATCAATCATACCAACCGTATTCGTGCATGTTTATTTACTGGCTTACAACTTGCACATTTATGGAAGCAGCTCGGTGGTAGCTCTTGGAGTATGATTTTTACTAAACGTAAGTTATTACAAGATATTCAAGCTCTCGCTCGTTTACAGTATCAGGTGGTATAA
- the mnmA gene encoding tRNA 2-thiouridine(34) synthase MnmA, whose protein sequence is MQQRVIVGMSGGVDSSVSAALLLQQGYQVEGLFMKNWEEDDGTDYCTALEDLADAQAVADKIGIKLHTANFAMEYWDRVFEHFLAEYAAGRTPNPDILCNKEIKFRAFLDHAMTLGADFIATGHYARRGASMQNSRGETYAPLLRGVDNNKDQTYFLHAVHGREINKTLFPVGEIEKPEVRRIAEELDLATAKKKDSTGICFIGERRFTDFLKQYLPAQAGKIVLESGKEVGEHHGLMYYTLGQRGGIGIGGMKGVQEGAWFVLHKDIANNRLVIGQGHEHPLMQSTQLWSESIDWVEGEQDIPSTGFRCTAKTRYRQPDQACTIYRDEQTENGIRVEFDEPQRAVTPGQSVVFYSGEVCLGGGVIHHTNAPEPDFI, encoded by the coding sequence ATGCAACAACGTGTCATCGTCGGTATGTCTGGTGGTGTAGACTCCTCTGTTTCTGCCGCACTATTACTTCAACAAGGATATCAAGTTGAAGGTCTTTTCATGAAAAATTGGGAAGAAGATGATGGTACGGACTACTGCACTGCACTTGAAGACTTAGCCGATGCACAAGCCGTTGCAGATAAAATTGGTATCAAGCTACATACTGCTAATTTTGCGATGGAATATTGGGATCGAGTATTCGAGCACTTTTTGGCAGAATATGCGGCAGGTCGTACCCCAAACCCAGATATTCTGTGTAATAAAGAAATTAAATTTCGTGCATTTTTAGATCACGCCATGACCTTGGGTGCAGACTTTATCGCAACGGGTCACTATGCCCGTCGTGGTGCAAGCATGCAGAATTCACGTGGCGAAACCTATGCCCCATTACTGCGTGGTGTCGATAATAATAAAGACCAGACTTATTTCTTACATGCGGTACATGGTCGTGAAATTAACAAGACCTTATTCCCTGTGGGCGAAATTGAGAAACCCGAAGTTCGTCGCATTGCAGAAGAGTTAGATCTGGCAACTGCCAAGAAAAAAGACTCGACGGGTATCTGCTTTATTGGTGAACGTCGTTTCACCGATTTCTTAAAACAATATTTACCTGCACAAGCTGGAAAAATTGTTTTAGAGTCAGGTAAAGAAGTTGGTGAACATCATGGCTTGATGTACTATACGCTCGGTCAACGCGGTGGTATTGGTATCGGTGGTATGAAAGGTGTACAAGAAGGTGCATGGTTCGTACTCCATAAAGATATTGCCAATAATCGCTTGGTGATCGGTCAAGGACATGAGCACCCACTCATGCAAAGCACACAGCTTTGGAGTGAGTCGATTGATTGGGTCGAAGGTGAACAGGACATCCCAAGTACAGGATTCCGATGCACGGCAAAAACCCGTTATCGCCAGCCTGATCAAGCGTGTACAATTTATCGTGATGAGCAAACCGAAAATGGTATTCGAGTTGAGTTTGATGAACCACAAAGAGCTGTAACTCCTGGACAAAGCGTGGTGTTCTACTCTGGAGAAGTGTGCTTAGGTGGTGGTGTGATTCACCATACCAATGCACCTGAACCAGATTTTATTTAA
- a CDS encoding LysR family transcriptional regulator — protein sequence MLDQLRAMGVFACVVEKSSFSGAARELGITTSAVSQQIRSLEHEMDVTLLHRSTRKLSLTEAGQAFFLSCQEMLAAAERGKIRINELRDDLVGDLRIATTPELGALHVIPALSHWMSAHKGLAIHFEADHRYIDLIEERIDIAIRMSLRVDDHQLTAVPLARVDQVLVASPSYLNQASPITRPEDLRNHELLPVTLMQNYQHFAFRHGLSGEIVNVDMKTRLGTNNVFVAKSLCQQGHGIARILYMDIQKELINGSLVEVLPDWQLPAYTLHALTSKREQYPMKVHRCIDALKQYFAQLPGGRSLQGVA from the coding sequence ATGCTAGATCAATTGCGTGCAATGGGGGTCTTCGCTTGCGTTGTTGAAAAAAGTTCTTTTAGTGGTGCAGCACGAGAATTAGGAATTACAACAAGTGCAGTCAGTCAACAAATTCGTTCTTTAGAACATGAAATGGATGTCACTTTACTTCATCGTTCTACTCGAAAACTCAGTCTTACAGAAGCAGGACAAGCATTTTTTCTCAGTTGTCAAGAAATGTTGGCTGCCGCTGAACGTGGCAAAATTCGTATCAATGAACTCCGCGACGATCTTGTTGGAGATTTACGTATTGCGACGACACCTGAATTAGGTGCCTTGCATGTCATTCCAGCACTATCTCATTGGATGTCAGCACATAAAGGTCTAGCGATTCATTTTGAAGCAGACCATCGTTATATAGATTTGATTGAAGAGCGGATTGATATCGCAATACGGATGAGCTTGCGTGTTGATGATCATCAGCTCACCGCAGTACCTTTAGCGAGAGTTGATCAGGTTCTCGTTGCATCGCCAAGTTATCTCAATCAAGCATCACCTATTACTCGCCCAGAAGATTTACGAAATCACGAATTATTACCTGTTACCTTGATGCAAAATTATCAACATTTTGCCTTCCGTCATGGTTTGAGTGGTGAAATTGTCAATGTTGATATGAAAACACGCTTAGGCACAAACAATGTTTTTGTTGCTAAATCCTTGTGCCAGCAGGGGCATGGTATCGCGCGTATTCTCTATATGGATATTCAAAAAGAGTTGATCAATGGGTCTTTAGTTGAAGTTCTACCTGATTGGCAACTTCCTGCATATACACTTCATGCTTTAACTTCTAAGCGTGAACAATACCCAATGAAAGTACATCGTTGTATTGATGCATTAAAACAATATTTTGCTCAATTACCTGGTGGGCGATCTCTACAGGGTGTAGCCTAA
- the purB gene encoding adenylosuccinate lyase — translation MNALTALSPLDGRYASKCDALRPFLSEFGLIHARVTVEVRWLQALANRAEIIEVPAFSAETNAALDAIVTNFSEEDANRIKEIERTTNHDVKAVEYFLKEKIANIDELQNAGEFIHFACTSEDINNLSHALMLKNGREVLVSSMKQILNAISALAITHAEQPMLSRTHGQTASPTTLGKEMANVAYRLARQIKQFENVELLGKINGAVGNYNAHLSAYPEIDWAAHAQAFVESLGLAFNPYTTQIEPHDYMAELFDALRRYNTILIDFNRDVWGYISLGYFKQKLKDGEVGSSTMPHKVNPIDFENSEGNLGIANAVLGHLGEKLPVSRWQRDLTDSTVLRNMGVGFAQSLIAFDACLKGIGKLELNANRLNEDLDQAQEVLAEPIQTVMRRYNVEKPYEKLKALTRGQAMTREMMVNFVKGDELAQVPADERARLAELSPATYTGNAAEQAKQINDLISKI, via the coding sequence ATGAATGCTTTAACCGCACTCTCACCACTTGATGGACGTTATGCAAGCAAATGTGATGCGTTACGCCCTTTTTTGTCTGAGTTTGGTTTAATCCACGCTCGTGTTACGGTTGAAGTGCGTTGGTTACAAGCACTTGCAAATCGTGCAGAAATCATCGAAGTACCTGCATTTTCTGCTGAAACGAATGCTGCTTTAGATGCGATTGTGACGAATTTTTCTGAAGAAGATGCAAACCGCATTAAAGAAATTGAACGTACAACGAACCATGATGTAAAAGCGGTTGAATATTTCCTTAAAGAAAAAATTGCCAATATTGATGAGCTACAAAATGCGGGCGAATTTATTCACTTTGCATGTACCTCTGAAGACATCAACAACTTATCTCATGCATTAATGCTTAAAAATGGTCGTGAAGTTTTAGTTTCAAGCATGAAACAAATCCTCAATGCGATTTCTGCTTTGGCAATCACACATGCTGAACAACCAATGTTGTCTCGTACACATGGTCAAACTGCAAGCCCTACTACGTTGGGTAAAGAGATGGCAAACGTTGCTTATCGTTTAGCGCGACAAATCAAGCAATTTGAAAATGTAGAATTACTTGGCAAAATCAATGGTGCTGTAGGTAACTACAATGCTCACCTATCTGCTTACCCAGAAATTGACTGGGCTGCACATGCTCAAGCATTTGTAGAATCTTTAGGTTTAGCATTTAACCCATACACCACACAAATTGAGCCACACGATTATATGGCTGAATTGTTCGATGCATTACGTCGTTACAACACGATCTTGATTGATTTTAACCGTGATGTTTGGGGCTATATCTCACTGGGTTACTTCAAGCAAAAATTAAAAGACGGTGAAGTTGGTTCATCAACCATGCCTCATAAAGTAAACCCAATTGACTTCGAAAATTCTGAAGGTAACTTGGGCATTGCCAATGCCGTATTAGGTCACTTAGGTGAAAAACTTCCAGTCTCTCGCTGGCAACGTGACTTAACTGACTCAACTGTTCTTCGTAACATGGGTGTTGGTTTTGCACAAAGCTTGATCGCTTTTGATGCATGCTTAAAAGGTATTGGTAAACTTGAACTGAATGCGAACCGTTTAAATGAAGATTTAGACCAAGCACAAGAAGTACTTGCAGAGCCAATCCAAACTGTTATGCGTCGTTATAACGTTGAAAAACCTTACGAAAAATTAAAAGCATTGACTCGTGGTCAAGCAATGACGCGTGAGATGATGGTGAACTTTGTCAAAGGTGATGAACTTGCACAAGTTCCAGCAGATGAACGCGCTCGCTTAGCTGAACTTAGCCCTGCAACTTACACAGGTAATGCGGCTGAACAAGCGAAACAAATTAATGATCTAATTAGCAAAATCTAA
- a CDS encoding NUDIX hydrolase has protein sequence MTAWTPHVTVATVVEKDGRFLFVEEHSEGFVHTVFNQPAGHVECGETIVEAAIRETLEETGHHVEIDHLLGIYTYTPPMFPDRTYYRFCFLAHVTTVEENAQLDTGIVGAVWMNLEELQESARARSPLVLKAVEDALAGKKYPLSLIYEHPFSPSFTSHLDA, from the coding sequence ATGACCGCTTGGACACCTCATGTCACAGTCGCCACTGTAGTCGAAAAAGACGGACGTTTTCTGTTTGTTGAAGAACACAGCGAAGGCTTTGTACATACCGTGTTTAATCAACCTGCGGGTCATGTCGAATGTGGCGAAACCATTGTTGAAGCAGCCATCCGTGAGACCTTAGAAGAAACAGGTCATCATGTTGAAATTGATCATCTGCTCGGTATTTATACCTATACTCCCCCGATGTTTCCAGATCGTACCTATTACCGTTTTTGCTTCTTGGCACATGTCACGACAGTTGAGGAAAATGCACAACTCGATACAGGTATTGTTGGTGCTGTGTGGATGAATTTAGAAGAACTACAAGAATCTGCTCGTGCGCGTAGCCCATTGGTTTTAAAAGCTGTTGAAGATGCTCTTGCTGGCAAAAAATACCCTTTATCGCTTATTTACGAGCACCCTTTTTCTCCCTCATTCACTTCTCATTTGGATGCTTAA
- a CDS encoding gamma carbonic anhydrase family protein translates to MTKNIRPYLDQTPDVDSSCYVDDMSVVIGDVKLAENVSVWPFAVIRGDVHSIQIGKNSNVQDHCMLHVSHKNQAKPNGSPLVIGEDVTVGHHVTLHGCTIGNRVLIGINTVVLDDVIIEDDVMIGAGSLVPPRKVLKSGYLYVGSPVQQVRALTEKEMEFLPYSARHYVKVKDNHLDQAQ, encoded by the coding sequence ATGACTAAGAACATTCGTCCGTATCTCGATCAAACACCTGATGTTGATTCAAGCTGTTATGTAGATGACATGTCTGTGGTAATTGGTGATGTCAAATTAGCAGAGAATGTTTCTGTTTGGCCCTTTGCCGTGATTCGTGGTGATGTGCATTCGATTCAAATTGGCAAAAATAGTAATGTGCAAGACCACTGTATGTTACACGTCAGCCATAAAAACCAAGCTAAACCAAATGGTTCACCTTTAGTCATTGGTGAAGATGTGACGGTTGGACATCATGTGACTTTACATGGTTGTACCATTGGTAATCGTGTCCTGATCGGGATTAATACCGTTGTTTTAGATGACGTGATTATTGAAGATGATGTAATGATTGGAGCAGGTAGCCTTGTGCCACCACGTAAAGTGTTAAAAAGCGGTTATCTCTATGTCGGTAGTCCAGTACAACAAGTTCGTGCGCTGACTGAAAAAGAAATGGAATTTTTACCTTATTCAGCACGCCATTATGTGAAAGTTAAGGATAATCATTTAGATCAAGCTCAATAA
- a CDS encoding peptidoglycan DD-metalloendopeptidase family protein: MHLNHVSIFLSRKMIKTIVLSMAVTSIVVVTGCASKPQAKGGNRYVQQAPNYYTVRSGDTLSAISNRYGLNYLDVAALNDIAPPYRIYVNQSLRLKGSVAQRTTSTQAVAQTTPIQRQTINLPTQQPVVPKTQPVIPKAVIPANPVTPSSTTLASSLRWVKPSNGAIIQSFNLANNVKGTRYGGNEGDPIFAAANGQVVYAADGLKEYGNLVLIKHIDGYITAYAHNSKMLVKSGDNVIAGQKIAEMGSSGASRIMLEFQVRLDGKPVNPMTVLPN, translated from the coding sequence ATGCATTTAAACCATGTCTCGATTTTTCTGTCACGAAAAATGATTAAAACAATCGTGTTGTCTATGGCAGTAACAAGCATTGTCGTCGTTACAGGTTGTGCATCAAAACCACAAGCAAAAGGTGGTAATCGTTATGTACAGCAAGCACCCAATTATTACACAGTACGTTCAGGCGATACGCTGAGTGCAATTTCAAATCGTTATGGATTGAATTATTTAGATGTTGCTGCGCTGAATGATATTGCGCCGCCTTATCGTATTTATGTCAATCAATCATTACGTTTAAAAGGTTCTGTTGCACAACGAACGACATCTACACAAGCAGTGGCACAAACCACGCCGATTCAACGTCAAACGATTAACTTACCAACACAACAACCTGTTGTTCCTAAGACACAGCCTGTTATACCAAAAGCTGTTATTCCAGCAAATCCCGTTACACCGTCTTCAACGACGCTTGCTTCGAGTTTACGTTGGGTAAAACCATCAAATGGAGCGATTATTCAAAGTTTCAATTTGGCAAATAACGTCAAAGGAACACGTTACGGTGGTAATGAAGGTGATCCTATTTTTGCTGCTGCAAATGGGCAAGTGGTCTATGCTGCTGATGGTTTAAAAGAATATGGCAATCTAGTCTTGATTAAGCATATTGATGGTTATATTACGGCGTATGCACATAACAGTAAGATGTTAGTCAAGAGTGGGGATAATGTGATTGCTGGTCAAAAAATTGCAGAAATGGGTTCTTCAGGTGCTTCACGTATCATGCTTGAGTTCCAAGTTCGTTTAGATGGTAAGCCTGTGAATCCAATGACAGTTTTACCAAACTAA
- the dacC gene encoding D-alanyl-D-alanine carboxypeptidase PBP5/6 yields the protein MTQKSALAALLLLPSLSYAATVLPSPPELNNKSYVLMDYETGQILAAKNENEKLAPASMTKMMTSYIIEQKLLKGELTDNEQVRMNESAWCRGTSAESCMYVPLNGTATVLEMLRGIIIQSGNDASKAMAEHIAGNEGTFAHMMNQEAKRIGMVNTHFINATGMPAEGHYSTAKDMAVLAQHIIKDSSKYYPIYSEKEFTFNGIKQGNRNALLYTDPSVDGLKTGHTDEAGYCLTTSSKRGPMRLISVIFGTPSMNERASQTRTLLAWGFANFETANVQPANQVLAKAKVWFGKEDNVQIGLAENFNVTMPKGQADKIKTQLVVQPKLNAPLAKGQVVGKLVASLDGKVIAEKPLVALKPVEEASFFARMIDHIKMFFSNLF from the coding sequence ATGACTCAAAAAAGCGCTCTTGCTGCATTATTACTTTTGCCAAGCCTTTCATATGCAGCGACTGTCCTACCGTCTCCACCAGAATTAAATAATAAATCCTATGTATTGATGGATTACGAGACAGGACAAATCCTTGCTGCAAAAAACGAAAATGAAAAACTCGCACCCGCTTCTATGACCAAAATGATGACAAGCTACATCATAGAACAAAAACTTTTAAAGGGTGAATTAACAGACAACGAACAAGTCCGTATGAATGAATCAGCATGGTGTCGTGGTACCAGTGCTGAATCATGTATGTATGTACCATTAAATGGTACAGCAACTGTTCTAGAAATGTTACGTGGTATTATTATTCAATCAGGCAATGATGCATCTAAAGCAATGGCCGAACACATTGCGGGCAACGAGGGTACATTTGCCCACATGATGAACCAAGAAGCCAAACGTATTGGTATGGTGAATACTCACTTTATCAATGCAACAGGTATGCCTGCTGAAGGTCATTACTCAACTGCTAAAGATATGGCTGTACTAGCGCAACATATTATTAAAGATAGCTCTAAATACTATCCAATCTATTCGGAAAAAGAATTTACGTTTAATGGTATTAAACAAGGCAACCGTAATGCTTTGCTTTATACAGATCCAAGTGTTGATGGTTTAAAAACAGGACATACTGATGAAGCGGGTTATTGCCTAACCACTTCAAGTAAACGTGGACCAATGCGTTTGATCTCAGTGATCTTTGGCACACCAAGCATGAATGAACGTGCTAGTCAAACTCGTACATTGTTAGCATGGGGCTTTGCAAACTTCGAGACTGCAAATGTACAACCTGCTAACCAAGTGCTTGCTAAAGCCAAAGTATGGTTTGGTAAAGAAGATAATGTTCAAATTGGTCTTGCTGAAAACTTCAACGTAACCATGCCTAAAGGTCAAGCGGACAAAATCAAAACTCAGCTTGTAGTTCAACCTAAATTGAATGCGCCTTTAGCCAAAGGTCAAGTTGTGGGTAAATTAGTGGCAAGCCTTGATGGTAAAGTCATTGCAGAGAAACCACTGGTTGCATTAAAGCCTGTTGAAGAAGCAAGCTTCTTTGCACGTATGATTGACCATATCAAAATGTTCTTCAGTAACTTATTCTAA
- the surE gene encoding 5'/3'-nucleotidase SurE: MNILIANDDGVFAPGLQALAQALKPLGRVVVVAPESERSGYSSALTLDRPLRPIPIAEDVWAVNGTPADCVYLSMNGLFDFEFDLVVSGINSGANLGDDVLYSGTVGAAFEGRLMKHPAIAVSLAGSNVRSYEHPEHYAKAAQWVHDFIANGLPILPPRHIFNINIPDVEQIKGTQITYQGRRAQSKPISSHVDPRGRQVYWIGLAGEAVTEPQSASSHIQSDFFAVANGYVSITPIQMDATNYAVLDNLHLHVNG; this comes from the coding sequence GTGAATATTTTAATAGCAAATGATGATGGTGTTTTTGCACCAGGCTTACAGGCTCTAGCACAAGCGTTAAAGCCTTTAGGACGCGTCGTCGTGGTTGCACCTGAAAGTGAGCGTAGTGGTTACTCAAGTGCTTTAACTTTAGATCGTCCTTTACGACCTATTCCAATTGCAGAAGATGTTTGGGCTGTGAATGGAACGCCCGCAGATTGTGTTTATTTATCAATGAATGGTCTATTCGATTTTGAATTTGATCTTGTTGTCAGTGGTATTAATAGTGGCGCAAACCTCGGCGATGATGTTCTATATTCAGGTACGGTTGGTGCTGCATTTGAAGGTCGCCTAATGAAACATCCTGCAATCGCAGTTTCATTAGCAGGTTCAAATGTACGTTCCTATGAACATCCAGAGCATTATGCGAAAGCTGCACAATGGGTTCATGATTTTATTGCGAATGGGCTACCAATTTTGCCGCCCCGTCATATTTTTAATATTAATATCCCAGATGTTGAGCAAATTAAAGGGACACAAATCACCTATCAAGGTCGTAGAGCACAATCCAAACCAATTAGTAGCCATGTTGATCCACGTGGTCGCCAAGTCTATTGGATTGGTTTAGCCGGTGAGGCGGTTACAGAACCTCAATCCGCTTCAAGTCATATTCAGTCTGATTTCTTTGCTGTCGCGAATGGTTATGTCAGTATCACGCCGATTCAAATGGATGCAACTAATTATGCTGTACTCGACAATTTACATCTTCATGTAAATGGTTAG
- a CDS encoding ShlB/FhaC/HecB family hemolysin secretion/activation protein: MLYPKTTLLMSMLSLSSFSVFADNVPNAGLLLQQQTIQQYQPQAEVNIEQPAQMQIAQADAQQQVKVEQIVITGNQSISTADLHALVADAETKMLTLADLQQLTKWITTYYQQQGYPYSRAYLPVQSLKNGVVKIAILEAKYDRIIINNQTKTSPHLIQAILQPLQSGNIIDSATLQQQLKLLNRLDGIQTRNIISAGRYAGTSDLTIDIQPTSSLTGYVGLDNYGNEYTHEVRLNAGVAVNNALGLGDRLTVDGMTSGNLNFGRLGYEATMNGIGTRLGASYSDLAYELGKEYKALDATGTAQQISVWLNQPILLNNRSEVILGVQYDHKRLKDDINVAEIYRDRNIDVGRIRLDASQYDDFAGGGLTQLGVATDIGRVNFKNAMAELGDQATAKTQGEFVSAFMNVSRLQNLNGSKTQIYAALQAQYSPDNLDSAQQFSVGGASNIAGYKNSALSGSTGYYVLSELRQSLYASAQNQLAAKIYVDTATVKHQAREWSGLTGKNIEQISSAGFGLNWSNAMQWQAALTVGFPIGSQPDSVDKRNDVEAWLNLSKRF, from the coding sequence ATGTTATATCCGAAGACAACATTATTGATGAGTATGCTTTCACTGAGTAGCTTTTCAGTTTTTGCAGATAATGTGCCAAATGCTGGACTACTTCTTCAACAGCAAACCATACAGCAATACCAACCTCAAGCTGAGGTGAATATTGAGCAGCCTGCACAAATGCAAATCGCGCAAGCAGATGCTCAACAGCAAGTTAAAGTTGAACAGATTGTAATTACAGGAAATCAAAGCATTAGCACAGCAGATTTACATGCTTTGGTTGCCGATGCTGAAACTAAGATGTTGACACTTGCTGATTTACAGCAATTAACGAAATGGATTACGACTTATTATCAACAACAGGGTTATCCCTATAGTCGGGCGTATTTACCTGTACAAAGTTTGAAAAATGGTGTGGTTAAGATTGCGATTTTGGAGGCAAAATATGATCGTATCATTATCAATAATCAAACCAAAACATCGCCACACTTAATCCAAGCTATTTTGCAGCCGTTACAGTCAGGCAATATTATTGACTCGGCGACTTTACAGCAGCAGCTTAAATTGTTGAATCGTTTAGATGGGATTCAAACACGTAATATCATTAGCGCAGGGCGTTATGCTGGAACCAGTGATTTAACAATTGATATTCAGCCAACATCATCACTGACAGGCTATGTCGGTTTAGATAATTATGGCAATGAATATACCCATGAAGTGCGTTTAAATGCTGGCGTTGCAGTCAATAATGCTTTGGGTTTGGGTGATCGCTTGACTGTGGATGGCATGACATCGGGCAATCTAAACTTTGGTCGACTGGGCTACGAAGCAACAATGAATGGTATCGGTACACGTCTAGGTGCGAGTTATTCTGATTTAGCCTATGAATTAGGTAAAGAATATAAAGCTTTAGATGCGACGGGCACAGCACAGCAAATCAGTGTATGGTTGAATCAACCAATATTATTGAATAATCGTAGTGAAGTGATTTTGGGTGTGCAATATGATCATAAACGCCTGAAAGATGATATTAACGTCGCAGAAATTTATCGGGATCGGAATATTGATGTCGGACGTATTCGTTTAGATGCTTCTCAATATGATGATTTTGCAGGTGGCGGTTTAACTCAACTTGGCGTTGCAACAGATATTGGACGGGTTAATTTTAAAAATGCGATGGCAGAACTTGGTGATCAAGCAACGGCAAAAACACAAGGTGAATTTGTTAGTGCCTTTATGAATGTCTCTCGCTTGCAAAATTTAAATGGTTCAAAAACCCAAATCTATGCAGCTTTACAAGCACAATATAGCCCTGATAATTTAGATAGCGCTCAGCAATTTAGTGTTGGTGGTGCGTCGAATATTGCAGGATATAAGAATAGTGCGTTAAGTGGTTCAACTGGATATTACGTTTTGTCTGAACTTAGACAGAGTTTATATGCTTCTGCACAAAATCAACTTGCAGCGAAGATCTATGTCGATACAGCAACGGTTAAACACCAAGCACGAGAGTGGAGTGGTTTAACAGGCAAAAATATAGAACAGATTAGTAGTGCAGGTTTTGGACTAAACTGGTCAAATGCGATGCAATGGCAAGCAGCATTAACTGTAGGGTTCCCGATAGGCTCACAACCTGATAGCGTTGATAAGCGTAATGACGTCGAAGCTTGGCTTAATTTAAGTAAACGTTTTTAA